A DNA window from Roseovarius sp. Pro17 contains the following coding sequences:
- a CDS encoding autotransporter assembly complex family protein, producing MGFRTDAFHLPKVVAIASFALAGSAAGALDTLRFEIPANDKDLRKTLIGASLIQSAQEDGRTDPQDIIAAANADYAQLLGVLYKYGYYSGVINITVDGREAGGLSPFAKPSGVREVVVRVIPGPIFAFSTAQVAPIAPGTELPKEFATGEPARAPVVGAAAEAGIEGWRDVGRAKAELVGQNIVADHKTRTLLAQLALRPGPVVTFGNLVQVKDSAVRPERLRQIAGLPTGERFSPEELEKSAKRLRRTGAFKSVALTETEDLRVGDVMDIQLDVADEKPRRFGFGAELSSNEGVTLSTFWLHRNLLGGAERLRFDAAISGLGSQTGGINGGVDYEVSGRFERPATFGADTTLFITGKVAREDEPNYLSDSVELGFGFSRIVTDQLTLEAGLGFRYTDEEDVLGSREFFHLLMPLKATYDSRDEPLDPAKGFFAQAEVMPFVSLNGTDSGGRILLDGRGYRQIDEGGLLTLAARLQFGSILGSSLVDTPQDFLFYSGGGNTVRGHPYQSLGVPQGTGLTGGRSYLGASAEVRLDIAGNFDPVAFFDVGYIGSESIYNDSGRWHSGAGIGIRYATGIGPIRFDVATPVTGSTGDGVQIYIGIGQAF from the coding sequence GTGGGTTTCAGAACAGATGCATTTCATCTGCCAAAGGTCGTTGCTATTGCCTCTTTCGCGCTTGCTGGATCTGCGGCGGGCGCGCTGGACACCCTGCGCTTTGAAATCCCTGCCAATGACAAGGATCTGCGCAAGACTCTGATTGGCGCGTCGCTGATTCAATCCGCCCAAGAGGACGGGCGCACCGATCCGCAAGACATCATTGCAGCGGCCAATGCCGACTATGCCCAGCTGCTGGGCGTGCTCTATAAATACGGCTATTACAGCGGCGTCATCAACATCACGGTCGACGGGCGCGAGGCGGGTGGGCTGTCGCCCTTTGCCAAGCCGTCGGGCGTGCGTGAGGTGGTCGTGCGGGTCATTCCCGGCCCGATCTTTGCGTTTTCGACCGCGCAGGTAGCCCCCATCGCCCCCGGCACTGAATTGCCCAAGGAGTTCGCCACTGGCGAGCCGGCGCGCGCGCCCGTCGTCGGCGCGGCGGCGGAAGCGGGCATCGAAGGCTGGCGCGACGTCGGTCGTGCCAAGGCCGAATTGGTCGGTCAGAACATTGTAGCAGATCACAAGACGCGGACGCTGTTGGCCCAATTGGCGCTGCGTCCCGGCCCGGTCGTCACCTTTGGCAATCTGGTGCAGGTCAAGGACAGCGCCGTGCGCCCGGAACGTCTGCGCCAGATCGCAGGCCTGCCCACGGGCGAACGGTTTTCCCCCGAAGAGCTGGAGAAATCAGCCAAGCGTCTGCGCCGCACTGGTGCATTCAAGTCGGTTGCACTGACCGAAACCGAAGATCTGCGCGTAGGCGACGTCATGGATATCCAGCTGGACGTGGCCGACGAAAAGCCGCGCCGCTTTGGTTTTGGCGCCGAACTGTCGAGCAATGAGGGCGTGACGCTGTCGACGTTCTGGTTGCATCGCAACCTCTTGGGCGGGGCCGAGCGTTTGCGCTTTGACGCCGCGATCAGCGGCTTGGGCAGCCAGACGGGCGGCATCAATGGCGGCGTCGACTATGAGGTTTCCGGGCGCTTTGAGCGGCCCGCGACCTTTGGCGCAGATACGACGCTGTTCATCACCGGCAAGGTCGCCCGCGAGGATGAGCCGAACTATCTGTCGGACTCGGTCGAACTTGGCTTTGGCTTTAGCAGGATCGTCACGGACCAATTAACGCTCGAGGCGGGCTTGGGCTTTCGTTACACCGACGAAGAGGACGTGCTGGGCAGCCGCGAATTTTTCCACCTGCTCATGCCGCTCAAGGCAACCTACGACAGCCGCGATGAACCGCTCGATCCGGCCAAGGGATTTTTCGCGCAGGCCGAGGTGATGCCATTTGTATCGCTGAACGGCACTGATTCAGGCGGCCGCATCCTTTTGGACGGGCGCGGATATCGCCAGATCGACGAGGGCGGTTTGCTCACCCTTGCCGCGCGGCTGCAATTCGGCAGTATTCTGGGCTCAAGTCTGGTGGATACACCGCAGGACTTCCTGTTTTATTCTGGCGGCGGCAATACCGTGCGCGGTCATCCCTATCAATCGCTCGGCGTGCCTCAGGGCACTGGCCTGACCGGTGGACGCAGCTATCTGGGTGCGTCGGCGGAAGTGAGGCTGGACATTGCTGGAAATTTTGACCCGGTAGCCTTTTTTGACGTGGGTTATATCGGCTCCGAGAGCATCTATAACGACAGCGGGCGCTGGCACAGCGGCGCAGGAATCGGCATCCGTTATGCAACCGGCATCGGCCCCATCCGGTTTGACGTCGCCACGCCGGTCACCGGCAGCACCGGCGACGGCGTGCAGATTTATATCGGCATCGGGCAGGCGTTTTGA
- a CDS encoding ABC transporter permease → MIGYRTEGVIAGVILYGSVAAVLVFFYVPIFTLILFSFSESRFLSFPIEGFSIRWYFALFASREFWPALGNSAILAGVSTSIATVLGTGGAIAWMRWRFRFQRSFQVISFAPLLFPQLLLGVAMLLWFSVLGGWLDFSPALWTAIIGHVVYITPFALIIIAVQVHGFDDTLEDAARDAGANGWQVFREVTLPLIWPGVMSAAIFAFLLSWGNFYVTYSLAGTARTLPTFVFSGIAVGSSPVYPALATVTFVPALLLLAFADWFRRRAAKRQAGSWKDS, encoded by the coding sequence ATGATCGGCTATCGCACCGAAGGCGTCATTGCCGGCGTGATCCTCTATGGCTCGGTCGCGGCTGTGCTGGTGTTCTTTTACGTCCCGATATTCACCCTGATCCTGTTCTCGTTCTCCGAAAGCCGGTTCCTCAGCTTTCCGATCGAGGGCTTCTCGATCCGTTGGTATTTCGCGCTGTTCGCTTCGCGTGAATTCTGGCCTGCGCTGGGCAATTCCGCCATCTTGGCGGGGGTATCCACCTCAATTGCCACGGTCCTCGGCACCGGCGGCGCTATCGCATGGATGCGCTGGCGCTTTCGCTTTCAGCGTAGCTTTCAGGTGATCAGCTTTGCGCCGCTGCTGTTTCCGCAGCTGTTGCTGGGGGTGGCGATGCTGCTGTGGTTCTCGGTGCTGGGCGGTTGGCTGGATTTCTCGCCCGCGCTTTGGACGGCGATCATCGGGCATGTCGTCTATATCACGCCCTTTGCGCTGATCATCATCGCGGTGCAGGTCCACGGATTTGACGACACGCTTGAGGATGCGGCGCGCGATGCGGGGGCGAATGGCTGGCAGGTGTTCCGCGAAGTGACACTGCCGCTGATTTGGCCCGGCGTCATGTCGGCGGCGATCTTTGCGTTCCTGCTGTCATGGGGCAATTTCTACGTTACCTACAGCCTTGCCGGAACCGCGCGCACGCTGCCGACCTTCGTGTTCAGCGGGATCGCTGTCGGCTCGTCCCCGGTCTATCCGGCGCTGGCGACGGTCACGTTCGTACCGGCGCTGTTGCTGCTGGCCTTTGCGGACTGGTTCCGCCGCCGCGCGGCCAAGCGTCAGGCAGGCAGTTGGAAGGACAGCTAA
- a CDS encoding ABC transporter permease yields the protein MRITRKRLSDPSLLLATLPLTAIMAFFFLVPLVMTALLSFQGTQYYRLIWTWSSDTWVDVFTHWHYWSILIRTLTMALICVVLCILISLPVAYAMVHRVRTLENHITILIVFAFLTDAVLKTFGWVLFLDRTGIMNGALAALGFGTEATDILFTPTATMLGMVYNLLPYTIFCIYLSMKRIDRDLMLAAYDAGASRFRTFWEVTLPLARPGIFAGGILVFVLALGVFLEPKVMGGGTSPMAAELIRQTFETRVNWPLGAALTLVVIVIGAATLAIAGAVALRASKTATAGEGAE from the coding sequence ATGCGCATAACCCGCAAACGCCTGAGCGATCCCAGTCTGTTGCTGGCCACGCTGCCGCTGACCGCGATCATGGCGTTCTTTTTTCTCGTCCCGCTGGTGATGACCGCGCTGCTCAGCTTTCAGGGGACGCAATATTACCGCCTGATCTGGACGTGGAGCAGCGACACATGGGTCGATGTATTTACCCACTGGCATTATTGGTCGATCCTGATCCGCACGTTGACCATGGCGCTGATCTGCGTCGTGCTCTGCATCCTCATCAGCCTGCCGGTGGCCTATGCGATGGTGCATCGCGTGCGCACGCTTGAGAACCACATCACGATCCTCATCGTCTTTGCCTTTCTCACCGACGCGGTGCTGAAAACCTTTGGCTGGGTGCTGTTTCTGGATCGCACTGGCATTATGAACGGCGCGCTGGCTGCGCTCGGCTTTGGCACAGAGGCGACCGATATTCTGTTTACGCCAACCGCGACGATGCTGGGCATGGTCTATAACCTGCTGCCCTACACGATATTCTGCATCTACCTTTCGATGAAACGGATCGACCGCGATCTGATGCTGGCTGCTTATGATGCGGGCGCGTCCCGCTTTCGCACATTCTGGGAGGTGACGCTGCCACTGGCGCGGCCCGGCATATTTGCGGGCGGGATCCTCGTCTTTGTGCTGGCGCTGGGCGTGTTTCTAGAGCCGAAGGTGATGGGTGGTGGCACGTCCCCCATGGCAGCCGAGCTGATCCGCCAGACATTCGAGACGCGGGTGAATTGGCCGCTGGGCGCGGCGCTGACGCTGGTCGTGATCGTGATCGGCGCGGCCACGCTGGCCATTGCGGGCGCGGTAGCGCTGCGCGCGTCCAAGACTGCAACTGCAGGGGAGGGCGCGGAATGA
- a CDS encoding ABC transporter ATP-binding protein: MTDAAPIIDASGIDKFYESFQALFDISLQVMDGEFVALVGPSGCGKTSLLKILAGFEQPTKGKLEIQGKSVVGLPPSQRPTRMVFQKLALFPHKSVRDNIAFPLKLAKVDMAEQDARIAEMMDLMHLPESYASRYPAQLSGGEQQRVALARSMISRPSVLLLDEPLSALDVKLKKVLQTEIKHLHRTIGTSFVHVTHDLEEAMMLADRICVMRKGRILQNGSPSDIYYRPADAFVAGFIGETNLIPVQIDGAAFANPVLKCAAPMLEEAQFSPSHAGSTGLLMIRPELITMHIKDAKPGNDTCIMTGQVEEFFIKGASIQYRITVDGVREPMIVDVLGTAIPPADVAQRVWLSFARSDLYLLGEY, encoded by the coding sequence GTGACCGACGCAGCCCCCATCATCGACGCATCTGGCATCGACAAGTTCTACGAGAGCTTTCAGGCGCTTTTCGACATCTCGCTACAGGTGATGGATGGCGAATTCGTCGCCCTTGTCGGCCCGTCAGGCTGCGGCAAGACGTCATTGCTGAAAATCCTCGCCGGGTTCGAGCAGCCAACCAAGGGCAAGCTCGAGATCCAAGGCAAGTCGGTCGTCGGCCTGCCCCCGTCGCAGCGGCCGACGCGAATGGTATTCCAGAAACTGGCCCTTTTTCCCCACAAGAGTGTGCGCGACAACATCGCCTTTCCGCTGAAGCTGGCCAAGGTGGACATGGCCGAACAGGACGCCCGCATCGCCGAGATGATGGATCTGATGCACCTGCCCGAAAGCTATGCCAGCCGCTATCCTGCCCAGCTATCGGGCGGTGAACAGCAGCGCGTGGCGCTGGCCCGGTCGATGATATCGCGCCCCAGCGTTCTGCTGCTGGACGAGCCGCTGAGCGCGCTGGACGTCAAGCTAAAGAAGGTTCTGCAAACCGAGATCAAGCATCTGCACCGCACGATCGGCACCAGTTTCGTCCACGTCACCCACGATCTGGAAGAGGCGATGATGCTGGCCGACCGCATCTGCGTCATGCGCAAGGGACGCATCCTGCAAAACGGCTCGCCCTCGGATATCTACTATCGCCCCGCCGATGCCTTCGTCGCTGGGTTCATCGGCGAGACAAACCTGATCCCGGTGCAGATCGACGGTGCCGCCTTTGCCAACCCTGTGCTGAAATGTGCCGCGCCTATGCTGGAGGAGGCTCAGTTCAGCCCCTCGCACGCGGGCAGCACCGGTTTGCTGATGATCCGCCCAGAACTGATCACGATGCATATTAAGGATGCCAAGCCGGGCAATGACACCTGCATCATGACAGGACAGGTCGAGGAATTCTTTATCAAGGGCGCGTCGATCCAATACCGCATCACGGTGGACGGGGTGCGTGAGCCAATGATCGTCGATGTCCTTGGCACCGCTATCCCGCCTGCGGATGTCGCACAGCGTGTTTGGCTGAGTTTTGCGCGCAGTGATCTCTACCTTTTGGGCGAGTATTAG